Genomic segment of Photobacterium profundum SS9:
GGTACGCTTTGCATAGCCCTGAGAAATACGATCAAAAATGATGGCTAATGCCACAATCGCTAAACCGTTAAGTAAGCCTAAAGTAAAGTATTGGTTAGTAATGGATTTAAGTACAGGTTGTCCTAATCCTTTAACACCGATCATTGAAGCGATAACAACCATGGCGAGTGCCATCATGATAGTTTGGTTGATACCCGCCATGATATTCGGCATAGCCAACGGGATCTGCACGCCAAATAAGCGTTGCATAGGGCTTGCTCCGTAAGCGGTGGCAGCTTCAAGCACTTCCTCATCCACTAAACGAATACCAAGGTTAGTCAGACGAATAACGGGCGGCACTGCATAGATCACCACGGCAATCACACCTGGTATTTTACCAATACCCAATAACATAACGACCGGAATCAAATACACAAATGCGGGCATAGTTTGCATAATATCGAGCATTGGCGTAACAACTGATTGCACCCTATTGGATCGTGCCATCGCAATACCAATGGGTATTCCCACCCCGATGGCGACCATGGTTGAGACTAAAATAATACTCATGGTACGCATGGTGTTATCCCACATCCCAAATACACCAATCAGTGTAAAGGCGACAACAACCCCAACGGTTAATTTCCAAGAACGGCTCGCCATAAACGCAAAGCCAGCCAACACGCCAATAACAATCCACCATGGCGTGCCTAATAATAGTTTTTCAAACCAGATAAGGAACGATAACAGAGGGTCGAAGAAGGCTTCGATATTGTCACCGTATTCACGAGAAAAGGAGCGGTAAGCACCATCGAGCGTTTTACGAATTTCGAGCAGTTGATAGCGATCAAGCTGCGGAATTTCCGTTAACCATGATTTATCTGACATAACAATTTCTTCCCTAAAAATGCAAAAGCCCGACAATCAATTGTCGGGCTCTATAAAGGTTTACAGCGCTGCTAACGCTTTTTTCACTTTGTCCGCTGTTTCAGGACTGACCCATGTCATCCAAATGTCTGGGTTTTCATTCAAAAAATGCTCTGCAGCAAATTCACCATCGGCTTGATTATCTTCCATCCATGCCAATAGTGCGTTCATCTTCGCATTGGTAAATGAACGTATAGATAGGTATTCCATCGCCGCTGGTGCACGTTTCGCAAAGGTCTCGGTCACTACCGTATCAACGGGTGATGGTGGGTACATGGTCGGTTTTGGATCCAAACAATCTTCGTTAGAGATACAGTCTGTAAATTGCTTTTCATCAATACCTGAGCCGAAATCGACTTTCACCATTTTGTATTTGCCCAATACCGCTGTTGGTGCCCAATAATAACCAAACCATGCTTCTTCACGTTCATATGCTTTGGCAATCGAACCCGATAGACCCGCACCTGAACCCGGATCAATCAAATCAAAACCTGATTTATCCAACTCTAGAGCATTGAATAAATGGCCCGCAGAAATCTGACAGTTCCACCCCGCAGGACAAGTCATAAAAGCAGATTTATCTGGGTCTTCTGGGTGCTCAAACAGTTTAGCGTTGGCCTTTATACCTTCAATAGTCGCAAGGGTCGGATCTTTTTGAACCATATATGCCGGCACCCAAAAACCTTCTTCCCCACCTTCAGATAAGCTAGAACCCGCATAACGAATACGCCCCTCTTCAACACCTTTGTCGAGAGCCGCTTTCATCGAATTACTCCAGAATTCTGGCGCAATATCTGGCTGCCCTTTTTCGACCATAGATGATCCCGTTGGCATCGTGTCGCCCGGTACCAATTCAGCATCACACCCGTAGCCGTGATCTAAGATAAAACGATCCACATTGGCAATTAATGTTGCTGAATTCCAATTCATGTCTGCGATGGTCACTTTGCCACACTCTTCAGCAGAAACGGTGAACGACGCAGTGGCTAAAACAAGCGATGCAGCAAGAATTTTACGCATAAAAATATCCTTATTTAAGGGTTTCATTCCTTACAAACCTTTCAATAGCTTACATGAATATCGTTAAATTGTATCAAACATATTTTGTCATCTAATCAATTATCAGCGAAAAACATGAAATATATAGTGAATTAATGCGCCTCTTCACAATAAATCAACAAAAAAATGTTTAGTACTGTAATTATTACAGCTATCAACAATTACCCACCAAGTTCCTTCCTAACAGCCGTATCAACTAATGAACGAGTGCAAATTCACTTTCGCTCTCTGGTATTCAATGAGAAAGTTAATGATGATTCTATCGTTACAAAAACAAACTCATTTTTTGTCGAGTCTGTCACATTTATTGATTAGAATAGACGCATTAGTATTTTCTTATAGTGGATGAACAACATGTATAAACTGGTTGCATTAGATATGGATGGCACCCTGCTTAATAGTCAGGGAAAGATTTCTGAAAAAACAAAACAAACCATTGCGGCAGCACGTGAAAAAGGCATTGTGGTGGTATTAGCGTCAGGGCGACCACTTGAAGGAATGACTGATGCGCTCAATGAATTAAACATGACGAGCAATGACGATTACGTTTTATGCTACAACGGTTCATTAGTTCAGCGAGTTGAAAGCCAAAGTGTTATTCGCAGCCAGCTATTATTAGGCAGTGATGCAAAAAACATCGCTAGCCTAAGCCATGATTTTGGTGTTCACGTCCACGGATTTTCTCGCCGCCAAGGTTTAATCACTCCAGAAAACAACCACTACACCCAACATGAAGCGACCATCAACGGTCTTGCTATTACTGAAATAGATTTCGCCGAATTAGATAACAACGAAGAAATCTTAAAAGTAATGATGATTGATGAGCCCGAGTTATTATCAAAGGCTATCGCTCAATTACCTGCGGCATTATACGATCAATACACCATCGTACAGAGTGCACCGTTTTTCTTGGAGTTTATGAACAAAAACAGCAATAAGGGGGCGGGCGTAAAAGCGTTAGCAGAGCATCTAGGCATCGATGCGAGTGAAGTCATTTGCATGGGCGATGCGGGAAATGATCATCACATGTTGGAATATGCAGGGCTTGGTATTGCCATGGGTAACGCAACCGACGATACCAAAGCGATTGCGAACTATATTACTGATAGTAACAATGACGATGGTGTTGCTACCGCAATAGAGAAGTTTATTCTTAACGCTTAATTATAAATTTATAACTCAACCAGAAAAGTGAAGGTTGCGCTTATCATCGTATTAGGCCTTCGCTTTTTTCTATTTTATT
This window contains:
- a CDS encoding ABC transporter permease: MSDKSWLTEIPQLDRYQLLEIRKTLDGAYRSFSREYGDNIEAFFDPLLSFLIWFEKLLLGTPWWIVIGVLAGFAFMASRSWKLTVGVVVAFTLIGVFGMWDNTMRTMSIILVSTMVAIGVGIPIGIAMARSNRVQSVVTPMLDIMQTMPAFVYLIPVVMLLGIGKIPGVIAVVIYAVPPVIRLTNLGIRLVDEEVLEAATAYGASPMQRLFGVQIPLAMPNIMAGINQTIMMALAMVVIASMIGVKGLGQPVLKSITNQYFTLGLLNGLAIVALAIIFDRISQGYAKRTQQHLGGR
- a CDS encoding ABC transporter substrate-binding protein — its product is MRKILAASLVLATASFTVSAEECGKVTIADMNWNSATLIANVDRFILDHGYGCDAELVPGDTMPTGSSMVEKGQPDIAPEFWSNSMKAALDKGVEEGRIRYAGSSLSEGGEEGFWVPAYMVQKDPTLATIEGIKANAKLFEHPEDPDKSAFMTCPAGWNCQISAGHLFNALELDKSGFDLIDPGSGAGLSGSIAKAYEREEAWFGYYWAPTAVLGKYKMVKVDFGSGIDEKQFTDCISNEDCLDPKPTMYPPSPVDTVVTETFAKRAPAAMEYLSIRSFTNAKMNALLAWMEDNQADGEFAAEHFLNENPDIWMTWVSPETADKVKKALAAL
- the yidA gene encoding sugar-phosphatase, producing MYKLVALDMDGTLLNSQGKISEKTKQTIAAAREKGIVVVLASGRPLEGMTDALNELNMTSNDDYVLCYNGSLVQRVESQSVIRSQLLLGSDAKNIASLSHDFGVHVHGFSRRQGLITPENNHYTQHEATINGLAITEIDFAELDNNEEILKVMMIDEPELLSKAIAQLPAALYDQYTIVQSAPFFLEFMNKNSNKGAGVKALAEHLGIDASEVICMGDAGNDHHMLEYAGLGIAMGNATDDTKAIANYITDSNNDDGVATAIEKFILNA